A single Gemmatimonadota bacterium DNA region contains:
- a CDS encoding (Fe-S)-binding protein: MLSPYEKILFALLAAVSLYLASVTFRRMTGTIMRGQGRLAWDGLPGRLWTGVKALAGQNNMIRNRPLVSLAHTGIAWGFILYMAVNLVDVLEGMLTGFVFLEEGAAGQVYRLLVDLMTLAALAGMAALLIRRFIVKSTDLAIAPNVKLHPRAAGGIRRDSLIVGLFILGHVGFRLVGASFDIALRGPDPWQPVAALAAGLWSGLEPSVLTFGLHASWWIAIGLVLVFLPWFPFSKHAHLFMGPFNLMTTPERTGPGALDALDFEDETIEQFGAGRITDLDRTQIADAFACIMCNRCQDACPAYATGKELSPAALEVNKRYHLRDHMTSLAAGGEDTEPMLGYAMSESALWACTACGACTEACPVGNEPMFDILAMRRNQVLMESAFPNELKGAFTGIERNGNPWQMAGDRMEWAESLDFKVPTVAEKPDYDVLFWVGCAGAFDPGARDTARAIATVLHRAGVDFAVLGNDESCTGDLARRAGNEYLFSIAAEGNIETLNAAGADQAGRKRIVTGCPHCLHTLGNEYGALGGRFEVLHHTQLIGELSKAGRLAMPGRDETRTTYHDPCYLGRHGGEYEAPRQALAAARPSLVEMARSRNRSFCCGAGGAQVWKEEEEGREAVSDNRFREARETGADTLAVGCPFCARMMNDANKRAGEPMRVRDIAEIVAESIQDEQGANAP, translated from the coding sequence ATGCTTTCTCCGTACGAAAAGATCCTCTTCGCCCTCCTTGCGGCCGTCTCGCTGTACCTCGCGTCCGTCACCTTCAGGCGCATGACAGGGACGATTATGCGGGGCCAGGGCCGCCTTGCCTGGGATGGTCTTCCGGGCCGGCTGTGGACCGGAGTCAAGGCCCTGGCCGGCCAAAACAACATGATCCGCAACCGGCCGCTGGTTTCCCTCGCGCACACCGGGATTGCGTGGGGATTCATCCTCTACATGGCGGTCAACCTGGTGGACGTGCTGGAAGGCATGTTAACCGGTTTCGTTTTTCTGGAGGAGGGGGCCGCCGGTCAGGTCTATCGCCTGCTCGTCGATCTCATGACCCTGGCCGCGCTGGCGGGTATGGCCGCCCTGCTCATCCGCAGGTTCATCGTGAAATCCACGGACCTCGCCATCGCGCCCAACGTCAAGCTGCACCCCCGGGCAGCCGGCGGCATCCGGCGGGATTCCCTGATCGTGGGGCTTTTCATCCTCGGCCACGTCGGTTTCAGGCTCGTGGGTGCATCCTTCGACATCGCACTGCGCGGACCGGACCCCTGGCAGCCGGTCGCGGCGCTGGCAGCCGGTCTCTGGTCGGGCCTGGAACCTTCCGTGCTGACCTTCGGCCTGCACGCCAGCTGGTGGATCGCCATCGGGCTGGTACTGGTATTCCTGCCCTGGTTCCCCTTTTCAAAACACGCCCATCTGTTCATGGGCCCCTTCAACCTGATGACCACCCCGGAACGGACCGGTCCGGGCGCGCTGGATGCCCTGGATTTCGAAGACGAGACCATCGAGCAGTTCGGCGCGGGCCGGATCACCGACCTGGACCGGACCCAGATTGCGGACGCCTTCGCCTGCATCATGTGCAACCGGTGCCAGGACGCCTGTCCGGCCTATGCCACGGGCAAGGAACTGTCTCCCGCGGCCCTGGAGGTGAACAAGCGGTATCACCTTCGCGACCACATGACATCTCTGGCGGCGGGCGGAGAAGACACGGAACCGATGCTGGGCTACGCCATGAGCGAGAGCGCTCTCTGGGCCTGCACGGCCTGCGGCGCCTGCACGGAGGCCTGCCCCGTCGGCAACGAACCCATGTTCGATATCCTCGCCATGCGCCGGAACCAGGTGCTCATGGAGAGCGCATTTCCTAACGAACTGAAAGGCGCCTTCACCGGTATCGAGCGGAACGGGAACCCCTGGCAGATGGCCGGCGACCGGATGGAATGGGCCGAATCCCTGGACTTCAAGGTGCCGACCGTCGCGGAGAAACCGGACTACGACGTGCTGTTCTGGGTCGGCTGCGCCGGCGCTTTCGACCCCGGCGCCCGGGACACGGCCCGGGCCATCGCCACGGTCCTGCACCGGGCGGGGGTGGACTTCGCCGTGCTGGGAAACGACGAATCCTGTACGGGAGATCTGGCGCGAAGGGCCGGAAACGAGTATCTTTTCAGTATAGCCGCCGAAGGGAACATCGAGACGTTGAACGCCGCGGGCGCCGACCAGGCCGGCCGGAAGCGCATCGTCACGGGTTGCCCCCACTGCCTGCATACCCTCGGAAACGAGTACGGCGCGCTGGGCGGCCGTTTCGAGGTCCTGCACCACACGCAACTCATCGGTGAGTTGTCGAAGGCGGGCAGGCTCGCGATGCCGGGGCGTGACGAAACGCGCACCACCTATCACGATCCGTGTTACCTGGGCCGTCACGGCGGAGAATACGAAGCGCCCCGCCAGGCGTTGGCGGCAGCCCGGCCTTCCCTGGTGGAAATGGCCCGAAGCAGGAACCGGTCTTTCTGCTGCGGCGCGGGCGGCGCACAGGTCTGGAAAGAAGAAGAGGAAGGCAGGGAGGCGGTCAGCGACAACCGCTTCCGGGAAGCCCGGGAAACCGGGGCCG